The following nucleotide sequence is from archaeon BMS3Bbin15.
TTGTAACTCCGGCAGGTACAACATCGCAAAAATCAAACATCTGCTCCCTCTTCAGGCTGTGTTTATTCAGTGAGTTATTGCAAAGATAGAATTTCACACCCTTTTCGTGCAACTCTTTGAGCCTTGGGAGGTACTCCATATTACCTTCCTTTACAAAGTGTTTTACTGAATTTCCGTTAGCTAGCAGGGCTATGTCCATATTCTCATGGCCCATATCCTTCTGGAGATTCATCATATTTCCCAGAGCAAGTTCAAATCTTGAAACATCTTCCATATCCACATGAAAAACAGCCTTAAGCACATTTACCACCTTCTTATTAACCTCAAATAACATCAATAGTAGTAATGCTATCATCACCCAGAATTTCAATAAACATGATTTTTAAAGTAATGTATTCAGTACAGCAAACACTCCGAATCCACTGGTTATCACAACAACCAGGCCCACCACTACAGCATATGTTCCCTGCAGTTTGTACGGCTCAGGCAATGCCTTCAATGCCAGCAGATAGAGAAAACCCAGAACAATGGGCAATAGCAGGGCATTCATAATCTGAACACCGATGCTGAGGTCGACCAGATTAACTCCAGATATGACAAACAGCCCGCCCAGAACCAGTGCAATTGTATAGATAGCGTAGAACCATGGTGCCTCCATAGGGTGATGTTCGAGCGAGCGCCGATATCCGCTGACTTCACCCAGACCCCAGGCCATTGCGAGCGAGACTACAATGGCAGCTACCATTGCTGCTCCAATCATGCCCAGAGCAAAAAACAGAACTCCGAAGTCCTTTCCCAAAAATGGAATAAGAGCATGGGTAATCTGCTGCACTGTATCCAGAGGTATGCCCGGGTGGCTCTGGCCCAGTGTGGCGGCAGCAGCGATAAGTATTGCAGCCATTATCACCTGAGTTATCAGTGACCCCCAGAGTGTATCCCATCTGGCTGCACGCAGGTTGCGAACTGTTAGCCCTTTATCTACAACTGCAGATTGCTGATAAAAAATCATCCAGGGCATAATTACCGCACCTACATTGGCTGCAGCAAGGTACAGGTAACCCGAGTTTTTCCATGGTATCTGCGTGAGCCCTGTAAGTATTTCAGAAGGGTTTGGCCTGGCCCACAGAGCTACAAAGACAAAGGCCAGTTCAAAGCTACCTATCATAATTGCGATTCGCTCTACTGAATAGTATGACCCTGTCCATACTACTATTGCAAGGAAGGTTACAGCCATTCCAACGCTGACCCATAGAGGTATCCCGAAGAGCAGCCCAACCCCCCCTATACCTGCGAACTCTGTAATAAGTGCACCTATGCCGGCCAGAGTCAATGTGCCTACTGAAAACCATGCCCATTTTGGGCCGAAATGGTCGCGAATAAGTTCTCCATGTCCTTTACCGGTGACAAGGCCAAGCCGTACAGTTAACTCCTGCACTATATATAGTACCGGGATAAGCACAACCTGCAGAAGAAGGAGTTTATAGCCCCATACTGCTCCGCTCTGTGCGGCTGTAATCACACTGCCTGCATCGGTGTCAGCCAGCATGACGACCAGACCAGGGCCGAACACACCCAGAAACGATATCAGGCCGCGCAATCGTAGAGATACTGCATGCTTAAGTGAAAATAAATTCCAGGTTCGCCTTCTGATTTCTTCTATATCTCCCACATCTTCCTCTCTACCTTCTCCCTCTGTGTGTTTCTCACCGCCCTGTAATTTATCTCCCTGCATTTAGGCTCACCTAAGTCTCCTAAGTAACAATACTATTTAAACTTTTTGGGTGGGCTACTATTTCCTGTGTTTCATCCAAAAGAATTTTATTTACCTGGCAATAACTTAGACAAGGTGAGCTTTTGCTGGAAGTTGAAGTTGCGGGTATAAAACTGAAAAATCCCACAATACTTGCCTCGGGAATTCTTGGCACAACAGGAGCCTCTCTGAGAAGAGTTGCTATGGCAGGTGCCGGAGCAGTTGTTTCAAAATCTGCTGGTAATGAGGCAAGAGTGGGACATAGAAATCCAACTGTTATTGAGGTTCCTCAGGGACTGCTCAATGCGGTGGGGCTGTCAAATTGTGGTATTGATGAAATGGCAGGAGAACTTGAAATTGCCAGAGAAGCTGGCGTGCCTGTTATAGCAAGTGTATATGGTTTCAGTGTTGATGATTATGTGAGAGCAGCCGGAGCACTCGATAGCTATGCTGATGCAATAGAACTTAACCTTTCCTGTCCCAATGTCGAGCGGGCCGGGAACTTCTTTG
It contains:
- a CDS encoding DsrE/DsrF-like family protein produces the protein MIALLLLMLFEVNKKVVNVLKAVFHVDMEDVSRFELALGNMMNLQKDMGHENMDIALLANGNSVKHFVKEGNMEYLPRLKELHEKGVKFYLCNNSLNKHSLKREQMFDFCDVVPAGVTKLIKLQKEGYAYIKP
- the mntH gene encoding divalent metal cation transporter MntH, with the translated sequence MQGDKLQGGEKHTEGEGREEDVGDIEEIRRRTWNLFSLKHAVSLRLRGLISFLGVFGPGLVVMLADTDAGSVITAAQSGAVWGYKLLLLQVVLIPVLYIVQELTVRLGLVTGKGHGELIRDHFGPKWAWFSVGTLTLAGIGALITEFAGIGGVGLLFGIPLWVSVGMAVTFLAIVVWTGSYYSVERIAIMIGSFELAFVFVALWARPNPSEILTGLTQIPWKNSGYLYLAAANVGAVIMPWMIFYQQSAVVDKGLTVRNLRAARWDTLWGSLITQVIMAAILIAAAATLGQSHPGIPLDTVQQITHALIPFLGKDFGVLFFALGMIGAAMVAAIVVSLAMAWGLGEVSGYRRSLEHHPMEAPWFYAIYTIALVLGGLFVISGVNLVDLSIGVQIMNALLLPIVLGFLYLLALKALPEPYKLQGTYAVVVGLVVVITSGFGVFAVLNTLL